The genomic stretch CCCTGGAAGGGGCGCTGCTCAAGGCCATACCGCTTTTCCTCTGCTCACTGGGCGTTGCCGTCGCTTTTCGGATGCAAATCTGGAATATCGGCGCAGAAGGTCAGTTTGCATTGGGAGCTATTGGAGCCACTTGGGTTGCGCTCGGATTTCCGAATCTGCCAGGTTACCTTCTGCTCCCCATGATGTTTATTATGGCATTCATCCTGGGAGGTCTGTGGGCGGTTATTCCGGCTCTTCTTAAAATGAAGCTCAGAGTCAATGAAATCATTTCGACTCTGATGCTGAACTATATTGCGATCCTCTTATTGGATTACCTTGTTTTCGGCGTTTGGAAAGATCCGACCAGCTTCGGCTTTCCGATGACCCCGGAATTCACCTCTGGTGCTGTTATCTCTGGAATAGGGGACAGCCGGGTGCACTGGGGTCTTTTATTTTGCATGATCGTCGGCATTGGATTGTGGGCGTTCATGAGTTTCACTCGTCTTGGTTACGAACTCAAGGCAAGTGGGCAAGGTGCTCGCGTGGCCAAGTATGCCAAGATTCGATATGGCTTTTTGGTTGTTTTCGTAATGGCTCTTTCCGGTGGTTTTGCTGGATGGGCCGGCTGCATAGAAACTTCCGCAGTCCTTAACAGGCTGCAGCCCAGCCTGATGGTTGGCTACGGATATACAGCCATTGTAGTTGCCTGGCTTGCACGCCTTGAACCCCTCAACATTGCTTTCGCCTCCTTCCTTCTCGCCGCTCTTCGTGTGGGTGTTGAAAATATGCAGTTGGAGTTACAGATTCCAGCAGCCTTTGGCGTGATTATGGAAGGTATGATCTTGCTGATGGTTTTGGCTGGACAGTTCTTCATTTTGTATAAACTGGAACGTAAGAAATCTTCGCAGGGGTAAAAGTATGTGGGAATTAATGATACCCCTTTTGGCGGCCACGGTTCAATCTGGCACTCCTATTCTTTTTGCCACACTTGGTGAGATGATGACCGAGAAGGGTGGTGTGCTCAATCTGGGCGTGGAAGGCATGCTGGCTGTTTCCGCACTGGCTGCTTTTGTTACGAGCATGTACACAGGGTCGCCTTGGCTGGCTTTCTTTGCTGGCGGATTTGCCGGTTTCGCCATGGCTGCTCTTCATGGGTTTGTGTGTATTACCTGCTTGGGCAATCAGGTTGTGTCAGGGCTCGCAATTACCATACTCGGACTTGGCCTTGCCGATTTCATTGGCGTTCCCTATGTAGGGCTTCCTGCACCAGGCTTTGATCCGTTCCCGTTCCCTGTCCTTTCCCAGATTCCGATCATCGGAGATATCTTTTTCAAGCATGACGCGCTGGTGTATGTTTCTTTTGTCGTCCCTGTCATTTTTTGGTTTTTCCTGAAAAGAACCAGCCTCGGAATGCATGTGTCAGCTACTGGAGAAATGCCTGCTGCTGCAGCTGCAGTTGGTTTGAAACCCATCAAGTTACGGTATCTTGCCGTTGTTGTCGGTGGCTTCCTGATCGGCCTTGGCGGGGCCTATCTTTCTCTCGCTTATACCCACCTGTGGACTAACGGTCTGTCAGGCGGTCGTGGTTGGATCGCGGTAGCTCTTGTCATTTTCGCCTTCTGGCGTCCTGGAAGGGCTGTTATCGGAGCGTATCTTTTCGGTGGTGTCATGGCGTTCCAGCTTCGTCTTCAGGCAATGGGAACCAATCTTCCTTCTTCACTGCTTCTGATGCTCCCATATCTTCTTACCATTATAGTTCTGATCATTTCTGCTGCTCGCGGGCGTCGTATCGATGCTCCTGCAGCGCTTGGAACTAACATCGAACCGGAAGGCTAGACGTATGAGCGGTTTTAATTTCGTCCGACCTGCTGGTTTCAGGCAATTACCCGAAGACACCAAACCTGTTGTCAGTCTTAAGGGATTGACCAAGCGCTTCGGAAAGGTTGTCGCGAATGACGGTATCATTCTCGATATATACCCCGGACGCATCAAGGCGTTGCTCGGTGAGAACGGAGCAGGCAAGTCGACCATGATGTCCATGCTTGCTGGGCGTTACCAACCGGATGAAGGGCATATCGAGGTCAAAGGCAAACCTGTTCGTTTTCAGACCTCCAAGGATGCCATCGCTGCTGGCATTGGTATGGTGTACCAGAATTTCATGTTGGTTGATTCGATGACTGTTGCCGAAAATGTCCTCCTTGGTCAGGAAGGCAGCTTTATCGTCAATCCACGCGAGATGGAAAAACGTGTTGGAGAGTTGGCCAAACAGTACGGTTTGGCTATTGATCCAGCGGCGCACATCACTGATTTGTCGATGGGAGAGCGTCAGGTTGTCGAGATTTTGAAGCTGCTGTATCGCGAGAGCCAGATTCTCATTTTTGATGAGCCGACAGCCGTTCTTACCCCCGAAGAGACCAACAGTCTTTTTGAGGCACTCTGGCGAATGACTGAGCAGGGAAAATCAATTATTTTCATCAGTCACAAGCTGGAAGAAGTCATCGCCTTGGCCGACGAGATAGCAATTCTCCGTCGTGGCCGCATTGAGGGCGAGTTGGACCCGGCAGCGATCGAGTCGAAAGCCGACCTCGCTTCAAAAATGGTTGGCAAGGATGTTCTGCTGGAAGTCGACAGAAGTGAAGTCGAGATAGGTGAGCCGGTTCTGGAAATCAGGAACATGAATGGCCTGGGCCTGCGCAACATCGATCTTGAGGTCAAAAAAGGTGAGGTTGTAGCTATTGTCGGCGTTGCCGGTAATGGACAAAAAGCCCTCGTCGAAGCTGTAACCGGCCTTGTCAAACCGCCCATCGATACCGTGTTCATCATGGGACAGCCCTGGCGCAAGTTTTTTGCTGAGTCCACATGGAACAGATCCATGTGCTACATCCCTGAAGACCGACTGGGCCTTGCTACTTTGCGTAACCAGAACCTGGTGGACAACCTGTTGCTGACTACTCGCAAAGGGTTTGCCAAAGGGTGGTGGCTTGATAAAAAGCAGGCAGAAAAAGATACCATCGATCTCATAGAAAAATTTGATATCAGGCCCGGAAGAATCCATGCACTTGCATGGCAGTTGTCCGGTGGCAATCTACAAAAAGCAGTGCTTGCCCGTGAACTTTACAGGCAGCCACGGCTGATTGTTGCCGAGCAGCCAACGCAGGGGCTTGATGTCTCAGCCACAGAAGAAGTTTGGGGACGTTTGCTTCAGGCTCGTGATATGGCTGGTATTATGCTGGTTACCGGTGACTTGAATGAAGCCCTCCAGCTTGCTGATAAAATCGCTGTTATTTATCGGGGTGAAATATTGGGTATTTTGCCGACCTCCGATCCTGAAACCACAAGTAAGATCGGACCATTGATGGCCGGTGTCGTAGAATAATTCCCCTGAATCGCTGTATTGAGATAACGTCAAGTCATCTGGCTTGAATTAATACTTACTGCTCAAAGGAGTTTACCATGAAAAGCAATAAGATGTTTACTATTGTCGTGGCAGCTATACTGACTGTCGCTCTTGCTGTTCCTGCTTTTGCTGGTGCCGTGTTGGACGATGTGAAAAAGGCCGGTGTTATCACTGTTGGCAACAGCCCTGACTATCCTCCGTTCGAGTCCATTGGTGACAATGGTGAGCGTATTGGCTTCGACATTGACCTGCTTAACGCAATGGCCAAAAAAATGGACCTTGAAATCAAATGGGTCACCATGGAATTTGCTGCAATCGTAACTGCTGTTCAGAGCGGTCAGGTCAATGTTGGCATGTCCGGTTTCAGCATCACTCCCGAGCGCGCAGAGCAGGTGAGCTTTTCCGCTCCGTACATTGCAAGCGGTCAGGTCATCGTTACTCGTCCTGATTCCGACATTGCATCTGTTGCTGACCTGAAAGGCAAAAAGATTGCCGTCCAGTTGGGCACCACCGGTGAACAGCAGGCTGACAAGATCGAAGGTGCTGAAGTCGTCAAGCCCGAGAGCTACAACATCGCTTTCATGATGCTGCACAACCGCGCAGCCGATGCTGTCATCGCTGATCTGTCCGTTGCAGATGAGTACATGAAGCAGGGTACCTTCAAGCGCGCCGGCGAGCCGCTTTCTTTTGAGGAGTTTGCTATCATCTCCAAGAAAGGCAACGAGCCGCTTCTGGACGCCCTGAACAAAGCCCTTGAAGCTGTAAAAGCTGACGGTACATACGACGCTATCGTCAAAAAGTGGAATCTCTAGCATTGATTAGCCGGAAGGGGAGTAACCCCTTCCGGCATTAATTTCAGGAGTTGGCTATGGATTTCTCTCTCGTTTTCAAACATTTTGACATGCTCCTGAATGGAGCGGCTGCCACCATACAGGTTACCTTTGGCGCATTGGCAATGGGCCTTGTGCTTGGCGTAATCGCAGGTACCTGTCGTATCAGTCGCCGTTTCTACGTCAGAATAATTGCGGATACCTACATTCAGGTTATTCGTGGAACACCGATGCTGTTGCAGATATTCTTCTTCTACCTCGGTTTTCCTCAGATTTACATGATGGTGACAGGGCAAGGAATATCTCCTGACCCATTGATTACTGGTATTGTTGCCCTTGGAATCAATAGTGGCGCCTATAATGCGGAGATCATTCGAGCCGGTATCCAGTCCATCAACAGAGGACAAATGGAAGCTGCTCGCAGTACTGGTCTTGGTCACACACAGGCCATGATTTACATCATACTACCCCAGGCCTTGAAACGTATGATTCCGCCCCTGGGTAACGAATTGATCGTGCTGCTTAAGGATTCATCGTTGATCTCAACTATTGGTGTTGCTGAATTGATGTATTCTGCAAAAGTACTTGGAGCAAAATACTACACGTACGTCCCGTTCCTTGTTGGAGCCGGTTGTATCTACCTGATATTGACGTTTACGTTCTCGCGTATTTTCAATCTCATGGAGCGAAAGCTATCAGCAGGTAGCGGGTCCAGAGAAAACTCTGGAGCTGTTCCCGACCTCGGATAACACACCGAAAAATCAAAAAAGCCTCCTGCTCATTGCAGGGGGCTTTTTTATGTCTGATAAATATTATCGCTGTGTTGAGCTACTGGCTATTTATTCTGGAATTCATTAGCTTACAATGAGTTCGCTCATCAGAAATTGGCGAAGCAG from Pseudodesulfovibrio profundus encodes the following:
- a CDS encoding amino acid ABC transporter permease — its product is MDFSLVFKHFDMLLNGAAATIQVTFGALAMGLVLGVIAGTCRISRRFYVRIIADTYIQVIRGTPMLLQIFFFYLGFPQIYMMVTGQGISPDPLITGIVALGINSGAYNAEIIRAGIQSINRGQMEAARSTGLGHTQAMIYIILPQALKRMIPPLGNELIVLLKDSSLISTIGVAELMYSAKVLGAKYYTYVPFLVGAGCIYLILTFTFSRIFNLMERKLSAGSGSRENSGAVPDLG
- a CDS encoding ABC transporter permease gives rise to the protein MWELMIPLLAATVQSGTPILFATLGEMMTEKGGVLNLGVEGMLAVSALAAFVTSMYTGSPWLAFFAGGFAGFAMAALHGFVCITCLGNQVVSGLAITILGLGLADFIGVPYVGLPAPGFDPFPFPVLSQIPIIGDIFFKHDALVYVSFVVPVIFWFFLKRTSLGMHVSATGEMPAAAAAVGLKPIKLRYLAVVVGGFLIGLGGAYLSLAYTHLWTNGLSGGRGWIAVALVIFAFWRPGRAVIGAYLFGGVMAFQLRLQAMGTNLPSSLLLMLPYLLTIIVLIISAARGRRIDAPAALGTNIEPEG
- a CDS encoding ABC transporter ATP-binding protein, with protein sequence MSGFNFVRPAGFRQLPEDTKPVVSLKGLTKRFGKVVANDGIILDIYPGRIKALLGENGAGKSTMMSMLAGRYQPDEGHIEVKGKPVRFQTSKDAIAAGIGMVYQNFMLVDSMTVAENVLLGQEGSFIVNPREMEKRVGELAKQYGLAIDPAAHITDLSMGERQVVEILKLLYRESQILIFDEPTAVLTPEETNSLFEALWRMTEQGKSIIFISHKLEEVIALADEIAILRRGRIEGELDPAAIESKADLASKMVGKDVLLEVDRSEVEIGEPVLEIRNMNGLGLRNIDLEVKKGEVVAIVGVAGNGQKALVEAVTGLVKPPIDTVFIMGQPWRKFFAESTWNRSMCYIPEDRLGLATLRNQNLVDNLLLTTRKGFAKGWWLDKKQAEKDTIDLIEKFDIRPGRIHALAWQLSGGNLQKAVLARELYRQPRLIVAEQPTQGLDVSATEEVWGRLLQARDMAGIMLVTGDLNEALQLADKIAVIYRGEILGILPTSDPETTSKIGPLMAGVVE
- a CDS encoding basic amino acid ABC transporter substrate-binding protein gives rise to the protein MKSNKMFTIVVAAILTVALAVPAFAGAVLDDVKKAGVITVGNSPDYPPFESIGDNGERIGFDIDLLNAMAKKMDLEIKWVTMEFAAIVTAVQSGQVNVGMSGFSITPERAEQVSFSAPYIASGQVIVTRPDSDIASVADLKGKKIAVQLGTTGEQQADKIEGAEVVKPESYNIAFMMLHNRAADAVIADLSVADEYMKQGTFKRAGEPLSFEEFAIISKKGNEPLLDALNKALEAVKADGTYDAIVKKWNL
- a CDS encoding ABC transporter permease; this translates as MLKVRKREEPWKWGALVVFLGALLFSLVVSALLLAWQGKDPVYGMDILWQGSFGNLWALEGALLKAIPLFLCSLGVAVAFRMQIWNIGAEGQFALGAIGATWVALGFPNLPGYLLLPMMFIMAFILGGLWAVIPALLKMKLRVNEIISTLMLNYIAILLLDYLVFGVWKDPTSFGFPMTPEFTSGAVISGIGDSRVHWGLLFCMIVGIGLWAFMSFTRLGYELKASGQGARVAKYAKIRYGFLVVFVMALSGGFAGWAGCIETSAVLNRLQPSLMVGYGYTAIVVAWLARLEPLNIAFASFLLAALRVGVENMQLELQIPAAFGVIMEGMILLMVLAGQFFILYKLERKKSSQG